The genomic segment TTCGAGCTGGTGCATGTAGATGTGCAGGAGGGCGTCTTTGTCCCCGGACGGGGCGTACGCGGCGGCCTCGTCAAGCAGCCTCTCCGCCTCCTCGTAACTGCGGTACCTCGTATAGATTACCCCGAGGGTGTCGATATATATGTAGTTCCTGAAGGGGTCCATGGCGAGGGCCTGCCTGATATGCGTCTCCGCCTCCCCGAGCCTCCCCTGTTCGATATAGAGCCAGCCGAGGTTGTTGTGGAAAACACCGTTAAGGGGCTCCATATCTATGGCCGCGAGGAAGTGGTCCTCGGCCTCCATATAGAGACCCCTCTGCATATAGAGGTTGCCCATGGCGAAGTGCGACATGGGGTTTCCACGGCGGCCCCTGGCCGCGTAGCGGTACTCCCTCAGGGCCAGGTCGAGTTCACCCCTCTGCTCGTAGATCTCCCCGAGCCTCAGGTGCTCTTCCGGGGTAAGCTCCTTGCCCTCCTCATAACCGTAAGGGGAGGTCGTGGCGCACGAAACGAGCATAATGGATAAGATAAAAATTATCGGAACGTATCTCATCGCCTGCCTTCTCCGGTATCTTCTCCGGGCTTAATGAGAAGGGTGGAGAAGCCGGTCTTCTCCCAGCTGCGCAAAAAGCTCCGGTAGGGGAGCACCTCTTCGCTCTTCTTTCCCGAGTGCGCGATAACCACCTCCATCTTGTCATTATACCCTAAAACCACGACGTAGTGGCCCACGGGATAGAGCTCGTGGCCGAGGTTCAGGAAGAGGATGAGCGGGCGGCCCTCCCTTATCCGGGCCTTCAAGTCTTCGAGCCCGCCCCGGTAGAACTCGGCGTCGAGCCCTTTTTCCTTGGCGTATATGAGCATATCCATGGAAAGCGAGCCCTTGAGCTTTTCGGTGTAGACCC from the Thermodesulfobacteriota bacterium genome contains:
- a CDS encoding tetratricopeptide repeat protein, which produces MRYVPIIFILSIMLVSCATTSPYGYEEGKELTPEEHLRLGEIYEQRGELDLALREYRYAARGRRGNPMSHFAMGNLYMQRGLYMEAEDHFLAAIDMEPLNGVFHNNLGWLYIEQGRLGEAETHIRQALAMDPFRNYIYIDTLGVIYTRYRSYEEAERLLDEAAAYAPSGDKDALLHIYMHQLELYRLTGDEDKELKVLRKIRRLGGPRR